A region of Bradyrhizobium sp. CCBAU 53351 DNA encodes the following proteins:
- a CDS encoding HAD-IA family hydrolase, with product MFLFDLDMTLFDSSAIAQQRRFQMWDNVRQNMHLIRPFPAQGRAAPHELPALLRADGQRIGIVTSSPEWYATSVLQQFRIPYDVLVSYGNTQNHKPDPEPILEALRRVGVAATTETLYIGDDVGDIEASYHAGVTSVAVRWGPTSIFELSSSAPDVFMSKASTLLRREHSWPRLYWRSVSAAVLSLKSDDTHAKILGEAVGRAIATLDWAPDYVVPVPMKPSQQRNRFELLLNEAADHFDEDIELELKGLRVVKEIEGYKQMNSLERAEAIKGAFHSNFRWNNNKILLIDDVYTTGETTGECVRTLAASGAGEVRIMTLAKDQRVFARKTCPACGRSMKIRENHTTHFKFWGCSGYPHHCQNTENF from the coding sequence ATGTTCCTGTTTGACCTCGACATGACGCTTTTCGATAGCTCGGCCATTGCGCAGCAACGTCGCTTTCAGATGTGGGACAATGTCCGGCAGAATATGCATCTGATCCGGCCGTTCCCCGCGCAAGGCCGCGCGGCGCCTCATGAGCTTCCCGCCCTTCTCAGGGCGGACGGACAGAGGATCGGCATCGTCACCTCTTCGCCTGAATGGTACGCGACTTCAGTCCTCCAGCAATTCCGCATCCCTTACGACGTGCTGGTCAGCTACGGCAATACCCAGAACCACAAACCCGACCCCGAGCCGATCCTGGAAGCGCTACGTCGTGTCGGCGTGGCTGCGACGACGGAAACGCTCTACATCGGTGATGATGTCGGTGACATCGAAGCCAGTTACCATGCCGGGGTGACTTCTGTTGCGGTCCGATGGGGGCCTACGTCAATCTTCGAGCTTTCCTCCAGTGCACCGGACGTCTTCATGTCGAAGGCATCCACCTTGCTGAGACGCGAACATTCCTGGCCGCGGCTATATTGGCGAAGCGTGAGCGCAGCCGTGTTGTCGCTGAAGAGTGATGATACCCACGCCAAGATTCTCGGTGAGGCCGTAGGTCGAGCCATCGCAACCCTCGACTGGGCACCGGACTATGTTGTGCCGGTTCCGATGAAGCCTTCTCAACAGCGCAATCGCTTTGAATTGCTGCTCAATGAGGCAGCAGATCATTTCGATGAGGACATCGAACTGGAGCTGAAGGGCCTGCGTGTCGTCAAGGAAATCGAGGGCTACAAGCAGATGAATTCGCTGGAGCGCGCCGAAGCAATCAAAGGCGCTTTCCATTCTAATTTCAGATGGAACAATAACAAGATCTTGCTGATCGACGATGTCTACACGACCGGGGAGACCACCGGGGAATGTGTCCGGACACTCGCCGCCAGCGGCGCCGGCGAAGTCAGGATCATGACGCTGGCGAAGGACCAGCGGGTATTTGCTCGCAAGACCTGCCCCGCCTGCGGTCGCTCTATGAAAATCCGGGAGAATCACACAACCCATTTCAAATTCTGGGGCTGCTCGGGTTATCCTCACCACTGCCAAAACACTGAAAACTTCTAG
- a CDS encoding DUF2934 domain-containing protein — MAFPTEEQIKNKAHELWEKAGRPEGRELEFWHQAERELQEQAERGAPENGSPDAI, encoded by the coding sequence ATGGCATTCCCGACCGAAGAGCAGATCAAAAACAAGGCCCACGAGCTCTGGGAGAAAGCAGGCAGGCCGGAAGGGCGCGAACTCGAATTCTGGCATCAAGCCGAACGCGAGCTGCAGGAGCAGGCAGAGCGCGGCGCTCCGGAAAATGGCTCGCCTGACGCGATTTAG
- the panC gene encoding pantoate--beta-alanine ligase encodes MRTIKTVRELRRALAGHKPNGRVGFVPTMGYLHDGHLALVKASRARCNTTVVSIFVNPAQFGPKEDLSVYPRDFPRDERLCREADVDIIFAPGAEEVYRSGFDTFVEPGAPAQPLCGPFRPGHFRGVTTVVCKLFNMVQPDLAFFGQKDFQQCAVVRRMVTDLNLPIEIVTVPTVRDPDGLAMSSRNRYLSAPERSSALSISRGLFAAKAVFQAGERDSIRLLSLARQTIEIDELQYLEIVDAETLTPATSELTRPAAICVAGYVGSTRLIDNILLDTTEARRLTAR; translated from the coding sequence GTGCGCACCATAAAAACCGTCCGCGAGCTGCGCCGCGCCCTCGCTGGTCACAAACCGAATGGTCGCGTCGGATTTGTGCCCACAATGGGATACCTGCACGATGGTCATCTCGCGCTTGTTAAAGCGAGCCGGGCACGCTGCAACACCACGGTCGTCAGCATCTTCGTCAACCCGGCCCAGTTTGGCCCGAAGGAAGATCTCAGCGTGTATCCACGGGACTTCCCCCGAGACGAACGACTGTGCCGCGAGGCTGACGTCGATATTATCTTTGCTCCCGGGGCGGAGGAAGTGTATCGGTCGGGGTTCGACACCTTTGTCGAACCGGGTGCACCGGCACAGCCCCTCTGTGGCCCGTTCAGGCCCGGCCACTTTCGGGGTGTTACGACCGTCGTCTGCAAGCTGTTCAACATGGTGCAGCCTGATCTGGCGTTCTTCGGACAAAAGGACTTTCAGCAATGTGCCGTAGTGCGGCGGATGGTCACCGATCTCAATCTCCCGATCGAAATCGTCACCGTCCCGACGGTTCGCGATCCGGACGGGCTCGCCATGAGCAGCCGGAACCGCTATCTCAGCGCTCCTGAACGCAGCAGCGCCCTTTCCATCAGCCGCGGCCTTTTCGCAGCAAAGGCTGTCTTTCAGGCAGGCGAGCGCGATTCCATCCGGCTGTTGTCACTCGCCAGGCAGACTATAGAGATCGACGAGCTGCAATACCTGGAAATCGTCGATGCCGAAACGCTCACGCCAGCTACAAGCGAGCTGACGCGTCCTGCTGCGATTTGTGTCGCAGGTTATGTTGGCTCAACCCGGCTGATCGACAACATCCTGCTCGATACCACGGAGGCTCGCAGGCTGACCGCGCGGTGA
- the panB gene encoding 3-methyl-2-oxobutanoate hydroxymethyltransferase, translating into MSHISQAPSARVTIPLLQQWKEERRRITMTTAYDAVTARIADSIVDILLVGDSVGNVCLGYDNTLPVSMPMMNYHLEAVARTRPRALLVADMPFLSFHVSPQETIRNAGGFLQRGADAVKLEGGAKRIDMIRALVQCEIPVMGHLGLTPQSVNVMGGFRVQGRTSEAALQLLEDAHRLEQAGCFALVLEGIPAELAARVTEILKIPTIGIGAGAKCSGQVLVFHDVVGLTEGHRPKFVRPYSNGFQVLQDALASWATDVREGTFPDAQESYRLPESLAEVVANWTPGERDGI; encoded by the coding sequence ATGAGCCACATATCTCAAGCGCCCAGTGCGCGAGTGACGATTCCGCTCCTTCAACAATGGAAGGAGGAACGGCGGCGCATAACGATGACCACCGCCTATGACGCCGTGACAGCGCGGATTGCCGATTCCATCGTCGATATCCTCCTCGTGGGCGACAGCGTCGGCAATGTCTGTCTCGGCTACGACAATACCCTTCCGGTCAGCATGCCGATGATGAACTATCATCTGGAGGCTGTCGCGCGCACAAGACCTCGTGCGCTGCTCGTGGCTGATATGCCGTTTCTCAGCTTCCATGTCAGCCCGCAGGAAACTATCCGCAACGCAGGTGGCTTCCTGCAACGGGGAGCAGATGCCGTCAAGCTGGAAGGGGGCGCCAAGCGCATCGACATGATACGCGCGCTGGTCCAATGCGAAATCCCGGTGATGGGACACCTCGGCCTCACCCCGCAAAGCGTCAACGTCATGGGCGGCTTCAGGGTGCAGGGTCGCACGAGCGAGGCTGCATTGCAACTGCTCGAGGACGCGCACCGGTTAGAGCAAGCGGGATGCTTTGCGCTCGTGCTCGAGGGCATTCCGGCCGAGCTTGCAGCGCGTGTGACCGAGATCCTGAAGATTCCGACCATTGGGATCGGCGCGGGAGCGAAATGTTCGGGCCAGGTACTCGTGTTCCACGACGTGGTCGGATTGACGGAGGGGCACCGGCCGAAATTCGTGCGCCCCTATTCGAACGGATTTCAGGTCTTGCAGGATGCCCTCGCAAGCTGGGCGACCGATGTCCGGGAGGGCACATTTCCGGACGCTCAGGAGTCCTACCGTTTGCCGGAATCCCTGGCGGAGGTCGTCGCAAACTGGACGCCAGGCGAGCGGGACGGAATTTAG
- a CDS encoding ferredoxin family protein produces MSTDRSARVEDRLFYNRYLLDPGHPHIKVRPHTMPSSELVSMLTTCPAHCYVANDKHQIEVAVDGCIECGTCRVICEERGDIEWSYPRGGYGVLFKFG; encoded by the coding sequence ATGTCGACCGACCGATCCGCGCGCGTCGAGGACAGGCTATTCTACAACCGCTACCTGCTTGATCCTGGGCACCCTCACATCAAGGTGCGGCCACACACGATGCCATCCTCGGAGCTCGTGAGCATGCTGACAACCTGCCCGGCTCACTGCTATGTAGCTAACGACAAGCACCAGATAGAAGTCGCCGTGGACGGCTGCATCGAGTGCGGCACTTGCCGCGTGATCTGCGAGGAGAGAGGTGACATCGAGTGGAGCTATCCGCGAGGTGGTTACGGCGTACTGTTCAAGTTTGGCTAA
- a CDS encoding FAD-dependent oxidoreductase produces MTAETFDIIVVGAGMAGNAAALTLAKHGLKVLQLERGEYPGSKNVQGAILYADMLEALVANFRQDAPLERHLVEQRFWMMDDRSHTGLHYRSDDFNEERPNRYTIIRAQFDRWFSQKVREAGATVLCETTATELMQDANGKVVGVRTDRADGEIHAGAVVLAEGVNGLLGTRAGVRKRPTPDTVALAVKEMHFLPREVIEARFNLKGDEGLVIEAAGTISRGMTGMGFIYTNKECISLGIGCLVAHFTSTGETPYGLLDRFKRHPSVAPLIEGSEVKEYAAHLIPEGGFKAIPQLYGEGWVVVGDAAQLNNAMHREGSNLAMTSGRLAAEAIIQVKSRGAPMTATNLSIYKTMLDHSFVIRDLRKYKDMPALMHTYSRNFFLTYPELVSESMQNFLRVDGTPKAEKEKQSLNSFVKSRSWSGLLGDAVRLARAWR; encoded by the coding sequence GTGACCGCGGAAACATTTGACATCATCGTCGTCGGGGCAGGTATGGCCGGCAATGCAGCGGCGCTCACGCTTGCCAAGCACGGCCTGAAGGTTCTTCAGCTCGAGCGTGGCGAATATCCCGGGTCGAAGAACGTGCAGGGTGCGATCCTCTATGCCGATATGCTGGAGGCGCTTGTCGCTAACTTTCGACAAGACGCGCCGCTTGAGCGGCATCTGGTCGAACAGCGCTTCTGGATGATGGATGACCGCTCTCACACCGGCCTGCACTACCGCTCCGACGACTTCAACGAAGAAAGGCCGAACCGCTATACTATCATCCGCGCTCAGTTCGATAGGTGGTTCTCGCAGAAAGTTCGCGAAGCTGGCGCCACGGTGCTATGCGAGACAACGGCAACCGAACTAATGCAAGATGCTAACGGCAAGGTGGTGGGTGTGCGGACTGACCGCGCCGATGGCGAGATCCATGCTGGCGCGGTGGTCCTCGCGGAAGGCGTCAACGGCCTTCTTGGCACGCGGGCCGGCGTACGCAAGCGGCCTACGCCGGACACGGTCGCACTCGCCGTGAAGGAGATGCACTTCCTACCGCGCGAAGTTATCGAGGCCCGCTTCAATCTTAAGGGCGATGAAGGGCTCGTCATTGAGGCTGCGGGCACCATCTCCCGCGGCATGACAGGCATGGGCTTCATCTACACCAATAAGGAATGCATCTCCCTTGGCATCGGATGCCTGGTCGCGCACTTCACAAGCACCGGGGAAACACCGTATGGTCTGCTCGATCGCTTCAAGCGGCATCCTTCGGTCGCTCCGCTGATCGAGGGATCGGAAGTCAAGGAATATGCCGCTCACCTCATTCCCGAGGGTGGCTTCAAGGCCATTCCGCAGCTATATGGCGAGGGCTGGGTCGTCGTAGGCGACGCCGCTCAACTCAACAACGCTATGCATCGCGAGGGCTCAAACCTCGCAATGACATCGGGGCGACTCGCGGCCGAAGCGATCATCCAAGTCAAGTCGCGCGGCGCCCCAATGACAGCGACGAATCTGTCAATTTACAAGACGATGTTGGACCATTCGTTTGTCATTAGGGACCTAAGGAAGTACAAAGACATGCCCGCGCTGATGCACACCTACTCCCGGAACTTTTTTCTGACATATCCGGAGCTCGTCTCGGAATCGATGCAGAATTTCTTGCGGGTCGACGGGACACCAAAGGCCGAAAAGGAAAAGCAATCACTAAACTCCTTCGTCAAGAGCCGTTCGTGGAGCGGCCTGCTCGGTGATGCCGTTCGCCTCGCGCGCGCTTGGCGGTAA
- a CDS encoding electron transfer flavoprotein subunit alpha/FixB family protein has product MNTASEIGASPSSRAAAKKQLSDRFKTYKHVWVFIEQERGQVHSVSWELMGVGRKLADKLKVDLAAVVIGQEGEASQAAATESFCYGADLVYMVADDLLKDYRNESYIKALTKLVNSYKPEILLLGATTLGRDLAGSVATTLRTGLTADCTELDVDADGSLAATRPTFGGSLLCTIYTLNYRPQMATVRPRVMPVPERCARPIGRIITLPLGLVEDDIVTKVLSFLPDRDSARSNLAYADVVVAGGLGLGSSENFRLVRRLADVLGAEFGCSRPLVQKGWVTSDRQIGQTGKTIRPKLYIAAGISGAIQHRVGVDGADLIVAINTERNAPIFEFSHLGIVEDAIRLLPILTEAFRARLSPHSRDRIAG; this is encoded by the coding sequence ATGAATACCGCATCTGAAATCGGCGCTTCCCCTTCGAGTCGCGCCGCGGCTAAGAAGCAGCTGTCTGACCGCTTCAAGACCTACAAACATGTGTGGGTCTTCATCGAGCAAGAACGCGGCCAGGTCCACTCTGTATCCTGGGAGCTAATGGGCGTTGGCCGCAAGCTTGCTGACAAGCTCAAAGTTGATCTCGCCGCAGTGGTGATCGGGCAAGAGGGCGAGGCATCGCAGGCCGCCGCTACCGAGTCGTTCTGCTACGGAGCCGACCTTGTCTATATGGTCGCCGATGATCTGCTCAAGGACTATCGCAACGAATCCTATATCAAGGCGCTCACCAAGCTCGTCAATAGCTACAAGCCCGAGATCTTGCTCCTAGGCGCGACCACTCTAGGCCGCGACCTAGCAGGTTCAGTCGCAACGACATTGCGCACTGGTCTGACTGCCGATTGCACAGAGCTCGACGTCGATGCCGACGGTTCCCTCGCCGCGACGCGTCCGACCTTTGGCGGCTCGCTGCTATGCACGATCTATACGCTGAACTACCGTCCGCAGATGGCTACAGTCCGGCCGCGCGTGATGCCTGTGCCAGAACGCTGCGCGCGCCCGATCGGCCGCATCATCACCCTCCCGCTTGGACTTGTCGAGGACGATATCGTAACGAAGGTGCTGTCGTTCCTACCGGATCGCGATTCCGCACGATCCAATCTCGCTTATGCCGATGTTGTCGTTGCCGGAGGCCTCGGCCTTGGTTCGTCTGAAAACTTCCGGCTCGTGCGCCGGCTCGCCGACGTGCTAGGTGCCGAGTTTGGCTGCTCGCGCCCCCTGGTGCAAAAGGGTTGGGTCACATCCGACCGGCAAATTGGCCAAACCGGCAAAACCATCAGGCCAAAGCTCTACATCGCCGCCGGAATCTCCGGAGCCATTCAGCACCGCGTCGGTGTCGACGGCGCCGACCTTATCGTCGCCATCAACACCGAAAGGAACGCGCCTATCTTCGAGTTCTCGCATTTAGGCATTGTCGAGGACGCGATCCGGTTGCTGCCAATCCTGACCGAGGCGTTTCGCGCCCGGCTGTCGCCGCATTCGCGCGACCGGATCGCAGGATAG
- a CDS encoding electron transfer flavoprotein subunit beta/FixA family protein codes for MHLLVCIKQVPDSGQIRVHPVTNTIMRQGVPTIINPYDLFALEAALELRDQFGGEVTVLTMGPPSAEDSLRKALTFGADRAVLLTDRFFAGADTLATTYALATAIRRISSEFGAPDIVFTGKQTIDGDTAQVGPGIAKRLGLFQLTYVGKISALDLHARTIDVERRSEGGVQLLRTRLPCLVTMLEATNQIRRGAMADALRAARATILKWSAQQAGVDDISQCGLRGSPTVVKRVFAPAARNEKATMIEPDEQPAEALINAIFRCRPALEIELAALARGY; via the coding sequence ATGCACTTGCTCGTTTGCATCAAGCAGGTTCCAGACTCCGGACAGATCCGCGTGCATCCCGTGACAAATACCATCATGCGTCAGGGCGTGCCGACCATCATCAACCCGTACGATCTCTTTGCATTGGAAGCTGCCCTTGAGCTACGCGATCAGTTCGGCGGCGAAGTCACGGTGTTGACTATGGGCCCCCCTTCTGCCGAGGACAGTCTTCGCAAGGCGCTCACCTTCGGCGCGGATCGTGCGGTGCTCCTGACCGATCGCTTTTTCGCGGGCGCGGACACCCTAGCCACAACCTACGCTTTGGCGACAGCGATCCGTAGGATCTCGAGCGAGTTCGGCGCCCCTGACATTGTCTTCACAGGAAAGCAGACCATCGATGGAGACACCGCACAGGTCGGCCCTGGCATCGCAAAACGGCTTGGCCTGTTTCAGCTCACCTATGTTGGCAAGATCAGCGCACTGGACTTGCATGCCCGCACCATCGACGTCGAGCGACGCTCTGAGGGTGGCGTCCAGTTGCTTCGGACACGGCTCCCCTGCCTGGTCACGATGCTCGAAGCGACGAACCAGATCCGCCGCGGTGCGATGGCTGATGCGCTGCGCGCTGCCCGCGCGACGATCCTGAAATGGAGCGCGCAACAGGCGGGGGTTGATGACATTTCACAATGCGGCTTGCGGGGCTCGCCCACCGTCGTCAAGCGCGTTTTCGCACCAGCCGCCCGCAACGAGAAGGCCACGATGATAGAGCCTGACGAGCAGCCCGCGGAGGCATTGATCAACGCTATTTTCAGGTGCCGGCCGGCCCTCGAGATCGAGCTCGCGGCACTGGCGCGCGGCTATTGA
- a CDS encoding nitrogen fixation protein NifQ: MEVSNSRSAEPSAVVQQVGIALYRLLTGSNPAEAEISADDDFDRHALASILVAAALDGGSIVERVGIPEHALRKLLAGFFPAAAARAFTWIPNSSSDVHDETAVLRELLLAQRSTAGDVGHWLAAMVARRAMEPHHLWQDLGLRGRTELSRLLTRHFAPLARRNTGNMRWKRFFYRVLCERDSLGMCRAPVCTQCADFGRCFGEESGESRLVERKL; encoded by the coding sequence ATGGAAGTGTCGAACTCTCGATCGGCTGAGCCGAGCGCCGTTGTGCAACAGGTCGGAATCGCGCTCTATCGACTGCTCACGGGCAGCAACCCAGCGGAAGCCGAAATCAGCGCCGACGATGATTTCGATCGTCATGCACTGGCCTCAATCCTGGTCGCTGCCGCGTTGGATGGCGGCTCGATCGTAGAACGCGTTGGAATTCCAGAGCATGCCCTGAGAAAACTGCTCGCCGGCTTTTTCCCGGCGGCCGCGGCCCGCGCCTTCACATGGATACCAAACTCATCCTCCGACGTCCATGACGAAACCGCTGTCCTGCGCGAGCTCCTGCTCGCGCAGCGTTCGACTGCCGGCGACGTCGGCCATTGGCTCGCGGCAATGGTAGCGCGACGTGCAATGGAGCCTCACCACCTCTGGCAGGATCTCGGGCTGCGCGGGCGTACGGAGCTGTCCCGTCTCCTGACGCGCCATTTCGCGCCACTGGCCCGCCGGAACACCGGGAATATGCGTTGGAAGCGCTTCTTCTATCGCGTGCTCTGCGAACGCGATAGTTTAGGTATGTGCAGGGCGCCAGTCTGCACCCAATGCGCCGATTTTGGTCGTTGCTTTGGCGAAGAGAGCGGTGAGAGCCGCCTGGTCGAACGCAAGCTGTAG
- the nifH gene encoding nitrogenase iron protein, which translates to MSSLRQIAFYGKGGIGKSTTSQNTLAALAEMGHRILIVGCDPKADSTRLILHAKAQDTILSLAASVGSVEDLEIEDVMKIGYKDIRCVESGGPEPGVGCAGRGVITSINFLEHNGAYEDIDYVSYDVLGDVVCGGFAMPIRENKAQEIYIVMSGEMMAMYAANNISKGILKYAHSGGVRLGGLVCNERQTDKELELADALAKKLGTQLIYFVPRDNIVQHAELRRMTVLEYAPDSKQADHYRNLASKIHNNGGKGVVPTPISMDELEDMLMEHGIMKAVDESQIGKTAAQPATP; encoded by the coding sequence ATGTCGTCACTGAGGCAAATCGCATTTTACGGCAAAGGTGGTATCGGAAAGTCGACTACGTCCCAGAACACGCTCGCAGCGCTTGCTGAGATGGGCCACAGAATCCTTATCGTGGGATGCGATCCTAAGGCGGACTCTACGCGCTTGATCCTGCACGCTAAGGCGCAAGACACCATTCTCAGCCTCGCCGCCAGTGTCGGCAGCGTCGAAGACCTTGAGATCGAGGACGTCATGAAAATCGGATATAAGGACATCCGCTGCGTGGAGTCCGGTGGTCCAGAGCCTGGCGTCGGTTGTGCTGGGCGGGGGGTCATCACCTCCATCAATTTTCTAGAACACAACGGTGCCTATGAGGACATCGACTACGTATCCTACGACGTGCTCGGCGACGTCGTCTGCGGCGGCTTCGCAATGCCGATCCGCGAGAACAAGGCGCAGGAAATCTACATTGTGATGTCCGGCGAGATGATGGCCATGTACGCCGCCAATAACATCTCCAAAGGCATTCTGAAATACGCCCATTCAGGCGGCGTCCGTCTTGGGGGGCTTGTCTGCAACGAGCGTCAGACCGACAAGGAGCTGGAGCTAGCGGACGCGCTGGCGAAGAAGCTGGGAACTCAGCTCATCTACTTCGTGCCGCGAGACAACATCGTGCAGCATGCTGAGCTGCGCCGCATGACGGTGCTGGAGTATGCGCCGGACTCCAAGCAGGCGGATCATTATCGCAACCTTGCATCCAAGATACACAACAACGGCGGGAAGGGCGTTGTTCCGACCCCGATCAGCATGGACGAGCTGGAGGATATGCTGATGGAACACGGGATCATGAAGGCGGTAGACGAGAGCCAGATCGGCAAAACCGCGGCCCAGCCCGCGACGCCATAA